Sequence from the Ornithinimicrobium humiphilum genome:
CGCAACGTGATCCTCGTGATGACCTCCAACCTGGGCAGCCAGTTCCTCGTCGACCTGACGCTGGACCCGGTGGCCCGCCGGGAGCAGGTCATGGCGACGGTGCGGCAGGCGTTCAAGCCGGAGTTCCTCAACCGGCTCGACGAGATCGTGGTCTTCGACGCGCTCACCCGCGACGAGCTCGCCGTCATCGTCGGGCTGCAGGTCAGGCAGCTGGCCGCCCGCCTGGCCGACCGGCGCATCGAGCTCGACGTCACCGAGGCGGCCACGGCCTGGCTCGCCGAGCGCGGCTACGACCCGGCCTACGGTGCCCGACCGCTGCGTCGCCTGGTGCAGACCGAGATCGGCGACCGGCTCGCGCGGGCCCTGCTCGCGGGCGAGGTCCGCGACGGGCAGCGGGTCACGGTCGACGTGGACCCCTCCGAGGGTGCGGACGGTCTGACCCTGGCCTGACGGCATACCTCCGGCAGGTCCTGCACCACCCCGACGGCCCGGTCCTTCTGGTGAGGGCCGGGCCGTCGGCGTGCCCGGAGGTTCGGCGCTCGTTCACGAGGAGTTCACCCTGGCCGACCCTCGGGGTCACCTGGGCTCCCTACGTTCGTCCTGGCAGCGCTGCCGGACCCGCACCGGTCTGCGCAGGCCGGTGCACCCCCACGAAGCAACCCCCAGAGAGGTTCCACTGTGAAGCTGCACCACCCCGGGACGGTCGTCGCTCTCGCGACAGCCGCCGGACTGCTCCTCGCCGCCTGCGGCAACGACAACCCCACCGCCGGCCTGACGGCGGGCGCCGCCGAGGCCGGCGACCTCACCGGCGACGTCAAGGCCTCCGGCGCCTCCTCCCAGGAGTCGGCGATGACCGCCTGGATCGCGGGCTACCAGAAGGTCCAGCCCGGCGTCACCGTGCAGTACGACTCCATCGGCTCCGGCGGCGGGCGCGAGAACCTCATCGCCGGCGCCACCGACTTCGCCGGTTCCGACGCTTACCTCGACGAGGAGGAGCGGCAGAAGGTGACCGAGGTCTGCGGCCCGCAGGGCGCGATCCACCTGCCCGTCTACATCTCCCCGGTGGCGATCCCCTACAACCTCGAGGGCGTCGACCGGCTCAACCTGCGCCCCGAGGTGCTGGCGCAGATCTTCGACCAGCAGATCACCAGCTGGGACGACCCGGCGATCGTGGCCGACAACCCCGACGCCGACCTGCCCGCCCTCGACATCACCGTCGTCAACCGCTCCGACGACTCGGGCACCACCGAGAACTTCACCGAGTACCTCCACGAGGTCGCGCCCGAGGCCTGGCCGCACGAGCCCGGCAAGAGCTGGCCGGTCAGCGGCGGCGAGGCCGCCGCCCAGACGACCGGTGTCGTCGACGTCGTCACCCGCACCCCCGGCGCCATCGGGTATGCCGACGCCTCCGCCGTCACGGGTCAGGCCGCCGCCATCGGTGTGGGGGAGGAGTTCGTCGAGTTCTCCCCGGAGGCCGCGGCCAAGGTGGTCGACGCCTCGGAGCCGGCCGACACCGGCGTGGAGGGCGACCTGGCCCTCGAGCTGGCCCGCGACACCACCGAGTCGGGCGCCTACCCGATCGTCCTGGTGAGCTATCACATCGCCTGCTCGGCCTACGACGACCCGGAGCGCGCCGCCGCGGTCAAGGACTTCCTGTCCTACGTCGTCTCCGAGGAGGGTCAGGACGTCGCCGCGAGGGCGGCCGGCTCGGCCCCGATCTCGGCGGACCTGCGCGAGCAGGCCCTGAGCCTCGTCGACACCATCTCGGGGGACGGACGCTGACCGCCCGTCCCCGCGCCGGCCGGCGGTCGTCCCCGACGACCGCCGGCTCCGGCGTGCCCCGCCCCTCCCGTCCCACGTCCCCCGGAGGAAGCTCATGAACGCCCCTGCCACGTCGAGCCCGCGGACCCGCGGCTCGGCGGTGCGTCGCCCGGGCGACGTCCTCTTCGGCGGTGCCTCGCTCGGCTCCGCCGTCCTGATCCTGCTGGTCCTGGCCGGCGTCGCTGTCTTCCTCGTCCTGGAGGCCCTGCCCGCCCTCACCGCCCCCGGCGAGGACATCACCGGCGGCCGCGGGCTGTGGGCCTACATCTGGCCGATGGTCTTCGGCACGGTGGTGGCCTCGGTCATCGCGATGGTCATCGCCACCCCGATCGCCATCGGCATCGCACTCTTCGTCTCCCACTACGCCCCACGGCGGCTCGGGCGGGCGGTCGGCTTCGTCATCGACCTGCTCGCCGCGGTGCCCTCGGTGGTCTTCGGGATGTGGGGCATGGCGGTCTTCGCGCCGCGGCTGGGCCCCCTCTACGCCTGGCTCGAGGCCAACCTCGGCTGGATCCCGCTCTTCGCCGACGCCTCCGCCTCCGGGCGCACGCTGCTGACCGCCTCGATCGTGCTGGCCGTGATGATCCTGCCGATCATCACCTCGGTCTCCCGCGAGGTCTTCCTGCAGACGCCGCGGCTGCACGAGGAGGCGGCGCTGGCGCTCGGCGCGACCAAGTGGGAGATGATCCGCACCGCGGTGATCCCCTTCGGGATGCCCGGCGTCATCGGAGGGACGATGCTCGGCCTGGGCCGCGCGCTCGGCGAGACGATGGCGGTCGCGATCATCCTCTCGCCCGGCGCCTTCACCTGGAACCTCATCGGCTCGGGCAACGTGACCATCCCCGCCGAGATCGCGCTCAACTTCCCCGAGGCGTCCGGGCTGCGGCTCTCCGAGCTCATCGCGGCCGGCCTGGTGCTCTTCGTCATCACCCTCGCCGTCAACCTCTTCGCCCGGTGGATCGTGGACCGCCGCGCCGCCTTCTCGGGAGCCAACTGATGAGCACGCTGACCACGCCCCCGACCGGCACCCAGGACCCGCCCCGGCCCTCCCGCCTCGAGGACGTCGACGGGGTCGTCCTCTCGCGCGTGCGGCCCACGACCAACCGGCCCGCGCTGCTGCTCGCCGGCGTCGCCGTGGTCGTCGCGCTCGTGCTGCGGCTGGCGCTCGACGTGCACGTCGCCCTGGCGCTCGTGCTCGCCTTCGTCGTCTACCTCGTCTCCGTGTATGCCGTCTACCGCACCCTCGGTGGCCCCCGGGTCGCCGTCGACCAGGTGCTGCGGGCGCTGATCTACTTCGCCTTCGTCTGCGCGATCGTGCCCCTGGCCTCGCTGCTGTGGACGGTCGTCTCGGAGGGGGCCGCGCGGGCGTTCAACCCCTCCTTCCTCAACCAGACGATGAACGGCGTCACCGGCCTGCACGACCAGGACTACGTCGAGGGCACCGGGCCGTTCGTGGGCGGTGCCTACCACGCGATCGTCGGCACGCTGGTCATCACCGGGCTGGCCACCCTGATCTCGGTGCCGATCGGGCTGTTCACCTCGATCTACATCGTCGAGTACGGCGCGAAGAGCCGGCTCGCGCGCTGGATCCGGTTCTTCGTCGACGTCATGACCGGGATCCCCTCGATCGTCGCCGGCCTGTTCGCCTTCGCCCTCTTCGTGCAGATCTTCGGGCCGCGCGACGCCAAGATGGGCATCGCCGGGGCCGTGGCGCTGTCGGTGCTGATGATCCCGACGGTGGTCCGCAACTCCGAGGAGATGCTGCGGATCGTGCCCAACGAGCTGCGCGAGGCCGCCCTCGCCCTCGGGGTGCCCAAGTGGCGCACGATCGCCAAGGTCGTGCTGCCGACGGCGGCCTCCGGCCTGGCCTCGGGCATCACGCTGGCGATCGCCCGCGTCATCGGCGAGACGGCCCCGTTGCTCGTCGCGGTCGGCTACGCCCGTGCCCTCAACCTCGACGCCCTCGCCGGCCCGATGAACACCCTGGCGGTCTACGCCTACTCGATGTTCACCAAGCCGCTGAGCCCCGCGGTGCGCGACCCCAGCCTGGAGCGCGCGTGGGCCGCGGCGCTGCTGCTCGTGCTCATCGTCGTCGCCCTCAACCTGCTGGCGCGCCTCATCGCCACGATCTTCGCGCCCAAGTCCGGCCGCTGACCCCCAGGAGACCCGACCCCATGTCCAAGCGAATCGACGTCAAGGACCTCGACATCTACTACGGCGACTTCCTCGCCGTGAAGGGTGTCTCGATGACCATCGAGCCCCGCACCGTCACCGCCTTCATCGGCCCCTCGGGCTGCGGCAAGTCCACCTTCCTGCGCACCCTCAACCGGATGCACGAGGTGATCCCCGGCGCCCGTGTCGAGGGCGAGGTGCTCATCGACGGCAAGAACCTCTACGGCAAGAACGTCGACCCGGTCGACGTGCGCCGCCAGGTGGGCATGGTCTTCCAGCGCCCCAACCCCTTCCCGACGATGTCGATCAAGGAGAACGTGCTGGCCGGCGTGCGCCTCAACGCCAGGCGCATCTCCTCGAAGGCCGCGGACGAGCTCACCGAGCGCGCGCTGCGCGGCGCCAACCTGTGGAACGAGGTCAAGGACCGCCTCGACAAGCCCGGCTCGGGCCT
This genomic interval carries:
- the pstS gene encoding phosphate ABC transporter substrate-binding protein PstS translates to MKLHHPGTVVALATAAGLLLAACGNDNPTAGLTAGAAEAGDLTGDVKASGASSQESAMTAWIAGYQKVQPGVTVQYDSIGSGGGRENLIAGATDFAGSDAYLDEEERQKVTEVCGPQGAIHLPVYISPVAIPYNLEGVDRLNLRPEVLAQIFDQQITSWDDPAIVADNPDADLPALDITVVNRSDDSGTTENFTEYLHEVAPEAWPHEPGKSWPVSGGEAAAQTTGVVDVVTRTPGAIGYADASAVTGQAAAIGVGEEFVEFSPEAAAKVVDASEPADTGVEGDLALELARDTTESGAYPIVLVSYHIACSAYDDPERAAAVKDFLSYVVSEEGQDVAARAAGSAPISADLREQALSLVDTISGDGR
- the pstC gene encoding phosphate ABC transporter permease subunit PstC, translating into MNAPATSSPRTRGSAVRRPGDVLFGGASLGSAVLILLVLAGVAVFLVLEALPALTAPGEDITGGRGLWAYIWPMVFGTVVASVIAMVIATPIAIGIALFVSHYAPRRLGRAVGFVIDLLAAVPSVVFGMWGMAVFAPRLGPLYAWLEANLGWIPLFADASASGRTLLTASIVLAVMILPIITSVSREVFLQTPRLHEEAALALGATKWEMIRTAVIPFGMPGVIGGTMLGLGRALGETMAVAIILSPGAFTWNLIGSGNVTIPAEIALNFPEASGLRLSELIAAGLVLFVITLAVNLFARWIVDRRAAFSGAN
- the pstA gene encoding phosphate ABC transporter permease PstA translates to MSTLTTPPTGTQDPPRPSRLEDVDGVVLSRVRPTTNRPALLLAGVAVVVALVLRLALDVHVALALVLAFVVYLVSVYAVYRTLGGPRVAVDQVLRALIYFAFVCAIVPLASLLWTVVSEGAARAFNPSFLNQTMNGVTGLHDQDYVEGTGPFVGGAYHAIVGTLVITGLATLISVPIGLFTSIYIVEYGAKSRLARWIRFFVDVMTGIPSIVAGLFAFALFVQIFGPRDAKMGIAGAVALSVLMIPTVVRNSEEMLRIVPNELREAALALGVPKWRTIAKVVLPTAASGLASGITLAIARVIGETAPLLVAVGYARALNLDALAGPMNTLAVYAYSMFTKPLSPAVRDPSLERAWAAALLLVLIVVALNLLARLIATIFAPKSGR
- the pstB gene encoding phosphate ABC transporter ATP-binding protein PstB, whose translation is MSKRIDVKDLDIYYGDFLAVKGVSMTIEPRTVTAFIGPSGCGKSTFLRTLNRMHEVIPGARVEGEVLIDGKNLYGKNVDPVDVRRQVGMVFQRPNPFPTMSIKENVLAGVRLNARRISSKAADELTERALRGANLWNEVKDRLDKPGSGLSGGQQQRLCIARAIAIQPEVILMDEPCSALDPISTLAIEDLINDLKSDYTVVIVTHNMQQAARVSDKTGFFNLKATGQPGQLVEFDTTQTIFNNPSQKATEDYISGRFG